A single window of Nocardia sp. NBC_01327 DNA harbors:
- a CDS encoding coenzyme F420-0:L-glutamate ligase: protein MPDQVVRPDHASGGELSIRPILGLPEFRPGDDIAEHIAAQAPWLQDGDVLVVTSKIVSKVEGRIVAAPADPDARDAARRELVLQEAVRVLARKNRTLITESRLGIVQAASGVDGSNVEQGELVLLPVDPDASAKALRAALAERLGVRVAVVITDTMGRAWRNGQIDAAIGASGLRVLHDYDGAIDRQGNELHVTLVAIADELAAAADLVKGKLGAVPVAVVRGLDYADDGSSAADLPRRGVDDLFWLGTEEAIELGRGQALLMRRSVRQFAETPVDPDLIRAAVGEALTAPAPHHTRPVRFVWLRKRGLRDQLLEAMAEKWHADLSADGLSQERADKRVGRGRILFDAPEVIIPFCVPDGAHDYPDARRRANESTMFNVAVGAAVQGLLVSLATKGVGSCWIGSTIFAPEITREVLGLPQDWNPLGAIAIGHPLEPLAPREPREPGVGLVEL, encoded by the coding sequence CTGCCTGATCAGGTAGTGCGGCCCGATCACGCCTCGGGCGGCGAGCTGAGCATTCGGCCGATCCTCGGTCTGCCGGAATTCCGGCCCGGCGACGATATCGCCGAACATATTGCGGCACAGGCCCCCTGGCTGCAGGACGGTGATGTGCTGGTGGTGACCAGCAAGATCGTGTCCAAGGTGGAGGGGCGCATCGTCGCGGCCCCGGCCGATCCCGACGCGCGGGACGCGGCCCGGCGCGAGCTGGTGCTGCAGGAGGCCGTGCGGGTGCTGGCGCGCAAGAACCGCACCCTCATCACCGAGAGCCGGCTGGGCATCGTGCAGGCCGCCTCCGGGGTGGACGGGTCGAATGTCGAGCAGGGCGAATTGGTGCTGCTGCCGGTCGATCCCGATGCCAGTGCGAAGGCCCTGCGCGCCGCCCTGGCCGAACGCCTGGGCGTGCGGGTGGCCGTGGTCATCACCGACACCATGGGGCGCGCCTGGCGCAATGGCCAGATCGATGCGGCCATCGGCGCTTCCGGGCTGCGGGTGCTGCACGATTACGACGGCGCGATCGACCGGCAGGGCAATGAACTGCACGTCACCCTCGTGGCGATCGCCGATGAACTGGCGGCCGCCGCGGATCTGGTGAAGGGCAAGCTCGGTGCGGTGCCGGTCGCGGTGGTGCGCGGGCTCGACTACGCCGACGACGGGTCCTCCGCGGCGGATCTGCCGCGCCGCGGGGTCGACGATCTGTTCTGGCTGGGCACCGAGGAGGCCATCGAACTCGGCCGCGGTCAGGCGCTGCTGATGCGCCGCTCGGTGCGCCAATTCGCGGAAACCCCGGTCGATCCCGACCTCATCCGGGCCGCCGTGGGCGAGGCGCTGACCGCGCCGGCCCCGCATCACACCCGTCCGGTCCGGTTCGTCTGGTTGCGCAAGCGCGGCCTGCGGGATCAGCTGCTCGAGGCCATGGCCGAGAAGTGGCATGCGGATCTGTCCGCCGACGGTCTGTCGCAGGAGCGTGCGGACAAGCGGGTCGGCCGCGGCCGCATCCTGTTCGACGCACCCGAGGTGATCATCCCGTTCTGCGTGCCCGACGGCGCACACGACTATCCGGACGCGCGCCGCCGCGCCAATGAATCCACCATGTTCAATGTCGCGGTGGGTGCGGCCGTGCAGGGCCTGCTGGTCTCGCTCGCCACCAAGGGCGTGGGCAGCTGCTGGATCGGCTCCACCATCTTCGCCCCCGAGATCACCCGCGAGGTGCTCGGCCTGCCGCAGGACTGGAATCCCTTGGGAGCCATAGCGATCGGCCACCCGCTGGAGCCGCTCGCGCCCCGCGAACCCCGCGAGCCGGGAGTCGGGCTGGTGGAGCTGTGA
- a CDS encoding DUF3052 domain-containing protein, protein MAGYSGTPLARKLGIKEGSRVLLSGAPAGFELDELPGGATQTRRAGAGPYDVILGFCPDQATLIGKFAGWRARLAIDGGLWIAWPKKSGGMSTDLDDTVVREYGLAQGLVDNKVAAIDATWSGLRFVVRLADR, encoded by the coding sequence ATGGCCGGATATTCGGGTACGCCGCTGGCTCGCAAGCTCGGGATCAAGGAGGGGAGCCGGGTGCTGTTGTCCGGTGCGCCTGCGGGATTCGAGCTCGACGAACTGCCTGGAGGCGCCACACAAACCCGGCGCGCGGGGGCCGGGCCGTATGACGTGATCCTCGGGTTCTGCCCCGATCAGGCCACGCTGATCGGCAAGTTCGCGGGGTGGCGGGCGCGGCTCGCGATCGATGGCGGGTTGTGGATCGCGTGGCCGAAGAAGTCCGGTGGGATGAGCACCGACCTCGATGACACTGTGGTGCGGGAGTACGGGCTCGCGCAGGGTCTGGTCGACAACAAGGTGGCGGCGATCGATGCCACCTGGTCCGGACTGCGGTTCGTGGTGCGGCTGGCCGACCGCTAG
- a CDS encoding phosphomannomutase/phosphoglucomutase, with the protein MTEPRSAESVNAVIKAYDVRGVVGEQIDAAFVADVASAFARLMRAEGAKQVVIGHDMRDSSPELAAAFAEGVLAQGLDVVQIGLASTDGLYFASGHLECPGAMFTASHNPAKYNGIKMCRAKALPVGQDTGLRTIADEVIAGVPAYDGPRGTATEQDLLAAYAAYLHKLVDLSDSRPLRIAVDAGNGMGGFTVPAVLGTLPQYIIEPLYFELDGNFPNHEANPLDPKNLVDLQDYVRKTGADIGLAFDGDADRCFVVDEKGDPVSPSAITGLVAERELAKEPGATIIHNLITSHAVPELVAELGGNAVRTRVGHSFIKQQMASTGAIFGGEHSAHYYFRDFWGADSGMLAALHVLAVLGAKDRPMSELASAYATYAASGEINSTVADAKERTMAVLEAFGTRAQSVDRLDGVTVQLPDGAWFNLRASNTEPLLRLNVEARSQDEVDQLVTEILSIVRA; encoded by the coding sequence ATGACAGAGCCACGCTCCGCCGAGTCCGTAAATGCAGTCATCAAGGCATATGACGTCCGCGGGGTGGTCGGCGAACAAATCGACGCGGCATTCGTCGCGGATGTGGCCTCCGCCTTCGCCCGGCTGATGCGCGCCGAGGGTGCGAAGCAGGTCGTGATCGGCCACGATATGCGCGACTCCTCCCCCGAACTGGCCGCCGCCTTCGCCGAGGGCGTGCTCGCACAGGGCCTGGATGTGGTCCAGATCGGCCTCGCGTCCACCGACGGGCTGTACTTCGCCTCCGGCCATCTCGAATGCCCCGGCGCCATGTTCACCGCCTCGCACAATCCCGCGAAGTACAACGGCATCAAGATGTGCCGGGCCAAGGCGCTGCCGGTCGGCCAGGACACCGGGCTGCGCACCATCGCCGACGAGGTCATCGCCGGCGTCCCGGCCTACGACGGCCCGCGCGGCACCGCCACCGAACAGGATCTGCTCGCCGCCTACGCGGCCTATCTGCACAAGCTCGTCGATCTGAGCGACTCGCGCCCGCTGCGCATCGCCGTGGACGCCGGCAACGGCATGGGCGGCTTCACGGTGCCCGCCGTGCTGGGCACGCTGCCGCAGTACATCATCGAGCCGCTCTACTTCGAGCTCGACGGCAATTTCCCCAATCACGAAGCCAATCCCCTGGATCCGAAGAATCTGGTGGATCTGCAGGACTACGTCCGCAAGACCGGCGCCGATATCGGCCTGGCCTTCGACGGCGATGCCGACCGCTGCTTCGTGGTGGACGAGAAGGGCGACCCGGTATCGCCGTCGGCCATCACCGGCCTGGTGGCCGAGCGCGAACTGGCCAAGGAGCCGGGCGCGACCATCATCCACAATCTGATCACCTCGCACGCCGTGCCGGAGCTGGTCGCCGAACTCGGCGGCAATGCGGTGCGCACCCGGGTGGGCCACTCGTTCATCAAGCAGCAGATGGCCTCCACCGGTGCGATCTTCGGCGGCGAGCATTCCGCGCACTACTACTTCCGGGACTTCTGGGGCGCCGATTCCGGCATGCTGGCCGCCCTGCACGTGCTGGCCGTCCTCGGTGCGAAGGACCGGCCGATGTCCGAACTCGCGTCCGCGTATGCAACGTATGCGGCCTCCGGAGAGATCAACTCCACAGTGGCTGATGCGAAGGAGCGGACCATGGCGGTTCTCGAAGCGTTCGGCACGCGGGCCCAGTCGGTGGACCGGCTGGACGGCGTGACCGTGCAACTGCCCGACGGTGCCTGGTTCAATCTGCGTGCCTCGAATACCGAACCGCTGCTGCGGCTCAACGTCGAAGCACGATCGCAGGACGAAGTAGACCAACTCGTCACCGAGATCCTGAGCATCGTCCGCGCCTGA
- the cofD gene encoding 2-phospho-L-lactate transferase: MRIAVLVGGVGGARFLQGVRELVPGAEVTAIVNVGDDVWMHGLRICPDLDTCMYTLGGGIDTERGWGHANETWNAKEELAKYNAQPDWFGLGDRDIATHLIRTEMLRQGYPLSAVTEALCNRWQPGVKLLPATDDRSETHVVIADPENPGERRAIHFQEWWVRYRANVETHGFVTIGADQAKPAPGVTEIIAAADAVLLAPSNPVVSVGSILAVPGIRSALRTTDARVIGLSPVVGGKPLRGMADECLSVIGVETTAEAVGNYYGARSATGILDGWLVHSTDTADVPGVEVRSVPLLMSDPAATAEMVREALDIAGVKP, from the coding sequence CTGCGGATCGCGGTATTGGTCGGCGGAGTGGGCGGCGCGCGGTTCCTGCAGGGCGTGCGAGAACTGGTCCCCGGCGCCGAAGTAACGGCGATTGTGAACGTCGGCGACGACGTCTGGATGCACGGCCTACGGATCTGCCCGGATTTGGACACCTGCATGTACACGCTGGGTGGCGGCATCGATACTGAACGCGGCTGGGGCCATGCGAACGAGACCTGGAACGCCAAGGAGGAGCTGGCGAAATACAACGCTCAGCCCGATTGGTTCGGCCTGGGTGATCGCGATATCGCCACCCACCTCATTCGCACCGAAATGTTGCGTCAGGGTTACCCCCTTTCGGCGGTGACCGAGGCCCTCTGCAACCGGTGGCAGCCGGGTGTGAAGCTGCTGCCCGCCACCGACGACAGGTCTGAAACACACGTCGTTATCGCGGACCCGGAGAACCCTGGCGAACGTCGCGCGATCCATTTCCAAGAGTGGTGGGTGCGCTACCGGGCGAACGTTGAGACCCATGGATTCGTGACTATTGGGGCAGACCAAGCAAAACCCGCCCCCGGTGTGACCGAAATCATAGCGGCCGCGGACGCCGTTCTGCTGGCTCCTTCGAACCCCGTTGTGAGCGTCGGTTCCATCCTCGCGGTGCCCGGAATTCGCAGTGCGCTGCGCACCACCGATGCCAGGGTGATCGGCCTGTCCCCGGTGGTCGGTGGAAAGCCGTTGCGCGGCATGGCCGATGAATGCCTCTCCGTCATCGGCGTGGAGACCACCGCCGAAGCGGTCGGCAACTACTACGGCGCGCGCAGTGCCACCGGCATTCTGGACGGGTGGCTGGTGCACAGCACCGATACCGCCGACGTCCCCGGCGTCGAGGTCCGCAGTGTGCCGCTGCTCATGTCCGATCCCGCCGCCACCGCCGAAATGGTGCGGGAGGCCCTGGACATCGCCGGCGTGAAACCTTGA
- a CDS encoding tobH protein, translating to MIAGTPVLDLDDVASLEAADAGGTLRSAASGGALVRATAAALAENALTRLTDLRPRSLVMLSGSGRAARAAALLVAALGDRTSMPLVAVTSIPPWVGPLDVVLVAGDDAGDPRLAEAIDFAVRRGAEVVVAAPDEGPLRAAAAGRATMLPPRVRVLDHNRLLRYLAVGIAVVAAIDPNRTGPLLPELDALADLLDAEALRDGPQHEAFHNPAKTLATRMQQRKRMVLSGDSPAAAILAEHGSEVLLAAAGQITAAANLAETVAAHGRLVEAAGVSVPGFDPLFHDEQLDGPAPVEQVRIFVLSADQDQVAARRRLAVFGSDAGLVDVDLVNVDAEAAAVHALEAGQPVPPARGGELEQLAVLSLRLEMSAAYLRLLSRPASAQGRYDGGRY from the coding sequence ATGATCGCTGGGACACCTGTACTCGACCTCGATGACGTCGCCTCGCTGGAAGCGGCCGACGCCGGAGGGACCTTGCGCAGCGCCGCATCCGGCGGCGCGCTGGTACGCGCGACCGCCGCGGCCTTGGCCGAAAACGCGCTGACCCGGCTGACGGATCTAAGACCGCGCAGCCTGGTCATGCTCTCCGGCAGCGGGCGCGCCGCCCGTGCCGCCGCACTGCTGGTGGCCGCCCTCGGGGACCGGACGAGTATGCCGCTGGTGGCGGTCACCTCGATTCCGCCGTGGGTCGGGCCCCTGGATGTGGTGCTGGTGGCGGGCGATGACGCCGGCGATCCGCGCCTGGCCGAGGCCATCGATTTCGCGGTGCGCCGCGGTGCGGAGGTCGTGGTCGCCGCACCCGACGAGGGACCGCTGCGCGCCGCCGCCGCCGGCCGCGCGACCATGCTGCCGCCGCGGGTCCGGGTCCTCGATCACAATCGGCTGCTGCGCTATCTGGCCGTCGGCATCGCGGTGGTGGCCGCGATCGACCCCAATCGCACCGGGCCGCTGCTACCGGAATTGGACGCGCTCGCCGATCTGCTCGATGCCGAGGCACTGCGGGACGGTCCGCAGCACGAGGCGTTCCACAATCCGGCCAAGACCCTCGCCACCCGTATGCAGCAGCGCAAGCGCATGGTGCTGTCGGGCGATTCGCCCGCCGCCGCGATTCTCGCCGAACACGGCTCCGAAGTGCTGCTGGCCGCCGCCGGGCAGATCACCGCCGCTGCCAACCTTGCGGAAACCGTTGCGGCGCATGGTCGACTGGTGGAAGCTGCAGGCGTGTCCGTACCCGGTTTCGATCCGCTCTTCCATGACGAGCAATTGGACGGCCCGGCCCCGGTGGAGCAGGTGCGGATCTTCGTACTGAGCGCCGACCAGGACCAGGTGGCCGCGCGGCGACGCCTCGCGGTCTTCGGTTCCGACGCCGGTCTGGTCGATGTCGACCTGGTGAACGTCGATGCGGAAGCCGCCGCCGTGCATGCGCTCGAAGCCGGTCAGCCGGTGCCGCCCGCGCGCGGCGGTGAGCTGGAACAGCTTGCGGTGCTGTCGCTTCGGCTGGAGATGTCGGCCGCGTATCTGCGACTACTCTCGCGTCCGGCCTCCGCCCAGGGACGCTATGACGGGGGACGTTACTAG
- the manA gene encoding mannose-6-phosphate isomerase, class I, with protein sequence MHELVGALRSYAWGSRTALAQLCGRPVPSAHPEAELWFGAHPADPAQVRINGHSQSLLEVVSADPQRELGSVAGEFDGRLPFLLKILAAEEPLSLQAHPSLEQARNGFQRENHAGISLDSPMRNYRDENHKPELVVALDRFEALAGFRDPMRTVRLLRALEVPELEPYAGLLAAQPDSAGLRTLFTTWIALPQASLSMLLPKVLDGCVHYLSERDAGANGSRREFTAEVRTLLELAEAYPGDAGTLAALLLNRITLEPGEGLFLAAGNLHAYLRGVGVEIMANSDNVLRGGLTPKHVDVPELLRVLDFEPLDLPIIEPEVLGAGVFQYHTPAPEFALSRYELTPGSEPIAVPRSGPGIVLCTHGTVRLFLGGQVLRVECGHAAWISAADGDIRAQAIGDAAQLFCATVDED encoded by the coding sequence GTGCACGAACTCGTTGGTGCGCTGCGTTCCTACGCCTGGGGCTCGCGCACCGCGCTAGCTCAGCTGTGCGGACGACCGGTTCCTTCCGCGCATCCGGAGGCCGAACTCTGGTTCGGCGCGCACCCCGCCGATCCCGCACAGGTGCGGATCAACGGGCACAGCCAATCGCTGCTGGAGGTGGTCAGCGCCGACCCGCAGCGCGAACTCGGTTCGGTCGCGGGCGAATTCGACGGCCGGCTGCCGTTCCTGCTGAAGATCCTCGCCGCCGAGGAACCGCTGTCGCTACAGGCGCATCCCAGTCTCGAACAGGCGCGCAACGGTTTTCAGCGGGAGAACCACGCCGGCATCTCCCTCGACTCCCCCATGCGCAATTACCGCGACGAGAACCACAAACCGGAACTCGTGGTGGCACTGGACCGGTTCGAGGCGCTCGCGGGCTTCCGCGATCCGATGCGCACCGTGCGACTGCTGCGGGCGCTCGAGGTGCCGGAGCTGGAGCCGTATGCGGGACTGCTGGCCGCACAACCGGATTCGGCCGGGCTGCGCACCCTGTTCACCACCTGGATCGCACTGCCGCAGGCGAGCCTGAGCATGCTGCTGCCCAAGGTGCTGGACGGCTGCGTGCACTATCTGTCCGAACGCGATGCCGGAGCCAATGGTTCGCGCCGGGAATTCACCGCCGAGGTGCGGACCCTGCTGGAACTGGCGGAGGCCTATCCCGGTGATGCCGGGACGCTCGCCGCGCTGCTGCTGAACCGGATCACCCTCGAACCCGGTGAGGGCCTGTTCCTGGCCGCCGGGAATCTGCACGCGTACCTGCGCGGCGTCGGCGTGGAGATCATGGCCAATTCCGACAATGTGCTGCGCGGCGGGCTCACGCCCAAGCACGTGGATGTGCCGGAACTGCTGCGGGTGCTGGATTTCGAACCCCTGGATCTGCCGATCATCGAGCCGGAGGTGCTGGGTGCGGGCGTGTTCCAGTACCACACGCCCGCACCCGAATTCGCGCTCAGCCGCTATGAGCTGACCCCCGGATCGGAGCCGATTGCGGTGCCGCGCTCCGGGCCCGGCATCGTGCTGTGCACCCACGGCACGGTCCGGCTGTTCCTCGGCGGGCAGGTGCTGCGGGTCGAATGCGGCCATGCCGCCTGGATCTCCGCGGCCGACGGCGATATTCGCGCGCAGGCCATCGGGGATGCGGCGCAACTGTTCTGCGCGACGGTCGACGAGGACTGA
- a CDS encoding DUF3499 domain-containing protein, with product MRRCCRPGCKNPAVATLTYVYSDSMAVVGPLVTVAEPHSWDLCETHASRITAPKGWELVKHEGGFSSSTPDDDDLTALAEAVREAGLRRRTPEPDPRSYSDYPPSQQRPNRTGRRGHLRVLPDPPN from the coding sequence ATGCGTCGTTGCTGCCGTCCAGGTTGCAAGAATCCGGCTGTTGCGACGCTCACCTATGTGTACTCGGACTCGATGGCGGTGGTCGGTCCGCTCGTCACGGTCGCCGAACCGCACTCCTGGGATCTGTGCGAAACGCACGCCTCCCGGATCACCGCGCCGAAGGGGTGGGAACTCGTCAAGCACGAGGGCGGGTTTTCCAGCAGCACCCCCGACGACGACGATCTGACCGCACTGGCCGAGGCCGTCCGCGAAGCCGGATTACGCCGCCGCACACCGGAACCCGATCCGCGCAGCTACTCCGACTACCCGCCCTCCCAGCAGCGCCCCAATCGCACCGGCAGACGCGGTCACCTACGTGTCCTACCCGATCCGCCCAACTAG
- a CDS encoding metallopeptidase family protein, giving the protein MTRSRKRRPPTARSVIRRGRGVRGPMLPPTVPARRTRGQQFDRLVLEAFAPLESRWHDQLTKLDIAVDDVPKIRPLHPDSVTWPDEVVADGPVPLSRLIPAGVDRYGQATRARVVLFRKPLELRAGDPDDLVDLLREVLVQQIATYLGVDPDVIDPEPEE; this is encoded by the coding sequence ATGACCCGTTCACGTAAGAGGCGACCGCCCACCGCGCGGTCGGTCATCCGTCGCGGGCGGGGTGTGCGCGGGCCGATGCTGCCGCCGACGGTGCCTGCCCGCCGCACCCGCGGCCAGCAGTTCGACCGGTTGGTGCTGGAGGCCTTCGCGCCCCTGGAGAGTCGCTGGCACGATCAGCTCACCAAGCTGGATATCGCGGTGGATGATGTGCCGAAAATTCGTCCGCTGCACCCGGATTCGGTGACCTGGCCGGACGAGGTCGTCGCCGACGGCCCGGTGCCCCTGTCCCGCCTCATCCCGGCAGGGGTGGACCGTTACGGCCAGGCGACCCGGGCCCGCGTGGTGCTGTTCCGCAAACCGCTGGAACTGCGCGCGGGTGATCCGGATGATTTGGTGGACCTGCTGCGCGAAGTTCTCGTTCAGCAGATCGCCACCTACCTCGGAGTCGACCCGGATGTGATCGACCCCGAGCCCGAGGAGTGA
- a CDS encoding cation diffusion facilitator family transporter, whose protein sequence is MSAGGGKKAILAALSANAGIAVAKFIGAAITGSASMLAEAVHSVADTSNQGLLLLGQRRAAQQADQLHPFGYGRNRYFYSFVVALVIFALGSVYAIYEGIHKIEHPEKLTNPWVAVGILGVAILLEGYSFTTAMRESKPLKGDASWWRFIRNSRNPELPVVLLEDSGALIGLIFAFVAISLTELTGEPVWDGIGTLAIGILLGVIAVILIIEMQSLLIGEGATPEEDRAIRAQLVDDERIDSLIHLRTQYLGPEEMLVAAKIAIVPGLEIADIAAAIDDAEARVRAAVPAARVIYLEPDLYRTQPAQT, encoded by the coding sequence TTGTCAGCGGGTGGCGGTAAGAAGGCGATCCTGGCGGCGCTCAGCGCCAATGCCGGTATCGCGGTGGCGAAGTTCATCGGCGCGGCCATTACCGGATCGGCGTCCATGCTGGCCGAGGCCGTGCACTCGGTGGCGGACACCTCCAATCAGGGTCTGCTTCTCCTGGGTCAGCGCCGCGCCGCACAGCAGGCCGACCAATTGCACCCGTTCGGCTACGGCCGCAATCGCTACTTCTACTCGTTCGTGGTCGCGCTGGTGATCTTCGCGCTCGGCTCGGTGTACGCGATCTACGAGGGCATCCACAAGATCGAGCATCCGGAGAAGCTGACCAACCCGTGGGTGGCGGTCGGCATTCTCGGTGTCGCCATCCTTCTGGAGGGCTACAGCTTCACCACCGCCATGCGAGAGTCCAAGCCGCTCAAGGGCGATGCGAGCTGGTGGCGGTTCATCCGCAACTCCCGCAATCCGGAGCTGCCGGTGGTGCTGCTGGAGGACTCCGGCGCACTCATCGGCCTGATCTTCGCCTTCGTGGCCATCAGCCTGACCGAGCTCACCGGCGAACCGGTGTGGGACGGCATCGGCACCCTGGCCATCGGCATCCTGCTCGGCGTCATCGCCGTCATCCTGATCATCGAAATGCAGAGCCTGCTCATCGGTGAGGGCGCCACCCCGGAAGAGGATCGCGCCATTCGCGCGCAGCTCGTCGACGATGAGCGCATCGACAGTCTCATCCATCTGCGCACCCAGTACCTCGGCCCCGAGGAGATGCTGGTGGCCGCCAAGATCGCCATCGTCCCCGGGCTCGAGATCGCCGATATCGCGGCCGCCATCGACGATGCGGAAGCCCGTGTCCGCGCGGCGGTTCCGGCCGCCCGCGTCATCTACCTGGAGCCGGACCTCTACCGCACCCAGCCCGCACAGACCTAG
- a CDS encoding NUDIX hydrolase, producing the protein MSAESLHASALELLETWSPAAGPDQSLREAMLAFLGSAPRGCLREHAPGHITASAVVLSHDGSEVLLTLHPRVGRWIQLGGHCEESDESVAAAAFREATEESGIADLTLEPGLYGAQAHPITCSLGVPTRHLDLLFKITAPKDAVPVRSSESTDLRWWPVDGLPADADVLLR; encoded by the coding sequence GTGAGCGCGGAGTCATTGCACGCGTCGGCACTCGAGTTGCTCGAAACCTGGTCTCCGGCAGCGGGTCCGGATCAGTCGCTGCGGGAGGCCATGCTCGCGTTCCTGGGGTCCGCGCCGCGCGGGTGCCTGCGTGAGCACGCGCCGGGGCATATCACCGCCTCGGCCGTGGTGCTCTCACACGACGGGTCCGAGGTGCTGCTGACGCTGCATCCGCGGGTGGGGCGCTGGATTCAGCTGGGCGGGCACTGCGAGGAGTCCGACGAGTCGGTGGCGGCGGCGGCATTCCGGGAGGCCACCGAGGAATCCGGGATCGCGGACCTGACCCTCGAGCCCGGGCTGTACGGCGCGCAGGCGCATCCGATCACCTGTTCGCTCGGCGTCCCGACCCGGCACCTGGATCTGCTGTTCAAGATCACTGCGCCGAAAGACGCGGTGCCCGTGCGTAGTTCGGAATCCACCGATCTGCGCTGGTGGCCGGTGGACGGATTGCCCGCCGACGCGGACGTCCTGCTGCGCTGA
- a CDS encoding WhiB family transcriptional regulator has protein sequence MTEAEQWQERALCAQTDPEAFFPEKGGSTREAKRICMGCEVRDECLDYALANDERFGIWGGLSERERRRLKRGII, from the coding sequence ATGACCGAAGCCGAGCAGTGGCAAGAACGGGCGCTCTGCGCTCAGACCGATCCGGAGGCGTTCTTCCCCGAGAAGGGCGGCTCCACCCGTGAGGCCAAGCGCATCTGCATGGGCTGTGAAGTCCGCGACGAATGCCTCGACTACGCCCTCGCCAACGATGAGCGCTTCGGCATCTGGGGCGGCCTCAGCGAACGTGAGCGCCGTCGCCTGAAGCGCGGCATAATTTAA
- a CDS encoding phytoene desaturase family protein codes for MADAVVVGSGPNGLAAAVILARAGLEVQVYEASDAIGGGCRTGEVTLPGFRHDLCAGAHPMAVASPFFRAFDLAAHGVELLAPQVSYAHPLDGGHAGLAWRDLEQTVDGLGRDGGSWRRLFGPLVRDWEGLVALGMSDLRHPPLDPVVGVRFARRLIEQSTPLWNLRFREELAPALLTGIAAHAIRPPQGIPGAGVALLLGTLAHVRGWPVPKGGSQAISDALAADLRRHGGRISTGHRIDSIDEFGDVRAVLLDLAPAELQRIAADRLPGRYSRALGNFRYGGAACKVDFALSGPVPWQARGCERAGTLHLVGARAEAVAAEKAVAAGQHADRPYVLAIQPGVVDPTRAPAGQHTFYTYAHVPNGSTRDMTEAITAQVERFAPGFRDLVLATRVQTAARMPAHNANYIGGDISAGAMTLRQTVFRPAPRWNPYRTPLPGVYLCSSATPPGPGVHGMNGYYAARHALRREFGVHTDPLELLAATTP; via the coding sequence ATGGCTGACGCGGTGGTGGTCGGATCGGGGCCCAATGGGCTTGCGGCGGCGGTGATTCTGGCCCGGGCGGGGCTCGAGGTGCAGGTCTACGAGGCCTCGGACGCGATCGGCGGCGGCTGCCGGACCGGGGAGGTCACGCTGCCGGGGTTCCGGCACGATCTGTGCGCGGGCGCGCATCCCATGGCGGTGGCGTCACCGTTCTTCCGCGCCTTCGATCTGGCCGCGCACGGGGTGGAACTGCTTGCTCCGCAGGTCTCCTACGCGCATCCGCTCGACGGCGGGCATGCCGGGCTGGCATGGCGTGATCTCGAACAGACCGTGGACGGGCTGGGCCGCGACGGCGGTTCCTGGCGGCGGCTCTTCGGGCCGCTGGTGCGGGACTGGGAGGGTCTGGTCGCGCTGGGGATGTCGGATCTGCGGCATCCGCCGCTGGATCCGGTGGTGGGTGTGCGCTTCGCCCGCCGCCTCATCGAACAGTCGACGCCCCTGTGGAATCTGCGTTTTCGCGAGGAGCTCGCACCGGCGCTGCTGACCGGCATTGCCGCACATGCCATTCGGCCGCCGCAGGGCATTCCGGGCGCCGGGGTCGCCCTGCTGCTCGGCACGCTCGCGCATGTGCGCGGCTGGCCCGTTCCGAAGGGCGGCAGTCAGGCCATCAGCGATGCGCTCGCCGCCGATCTGCGCAGGCACGGCGGACGCATCAGCACCGGGCATCGGATCGACTCGATCGACGAATTCGGTGATGTGCGAGCCGTTCTGCTCGATCTCGCCCCCGCCGAACTGCAGCGCATCGCCGCCGACCGCCTGCCGGGCCGGTACTCCCGGGCGCTGGGGAACTTCCGCTACGGCGGTGCGGCCTGCAAGGTCGATTTCGCGCTCTCCGGGCCGGTGCCGTGGCAGGCGCGTGGTTGTGAGCGGGCGGGGACCCTGCATCTGGTCGGCGCCCGCGCCGAGGCGGTCGCCGCCGAAAAGGCCGTGGCCGCAGGACAACACGCGGACCGTCCGTACGTGCTCGCCATTCAACCCGGCGTGGTCGACCCCACCCGGGCGCCCGCCGGGCAGCACACCTTCTACACCTATGCCCATGTGCCGAACGGTTCCACCCGGGATATGACCGAGGCGATCACCGCGCAGGTGGAGCGTTTCGCCCCCGGCTTCCGCGATCTTGTCCTCGCCACCCGCGTGCAGACCGCCGCCAGGATGCCCGCGCACAATGCCAACTACATCGGCGGCGATATCTCCGCCGGCGCAATGACCCTGCGCCAGACCGTCTTCCGCCCCGCCCCGCGCTGGAACCCGTACCGCACCCCGCTCCCCGGCGTCTACCTCTGCTCCTCCGCCACCCCGCCCGGCCCCGGCGTGCATGGCATGAACGGCTACTACGCCGCCCGCCACGCCCTGCGCCGCGAATTCGGCGTCCACACCGACCCGCTGGAATTGCTCGCCGCCACGACGCCCTGA